The window CGGTGGTTAATGATTTGGCAAAAACCTGCACCATGCTAACGAATCAggtaaatacaatttaatcacataaattaatacaatttttaaataaatattgtcaaCTCTCTATTTAAAGGTCCAGCAATTGCAAGGTTCCATGAGAGACATTTTGAATTGTCTTACATTGTTTTGTAATTTGCCACAAGAAAATGTTAAACGTCTTTTAACGGCGGGAGTAGCTGAAGCTTTATCTACAACACCGCATAATGCAGCACATGTCATCAACTCGGCAACCACAACTAATGTGACAACGTCCCAGGTAGAAAAAAGAGATTCAGCTGCTACACAAACAGAAATCGTTGCCGTTCACACGCCCCAGTTGGAAAATCAATCACATTtcccttttacaaaaatacgaCCTTCTACGCTGCCTTTAATAGAATCCCAAAATCCTAATACACCAAGTAATAGTAACAATGTCGCCACTACCGCTACGGACACCGACAACACAACCACTGAAACACCAACCAATAAAAGGCCTTCTTTAGAGGAAAGCGGTATTGCCAGTACCGAGGATGTGCGCAGTTCAAATGATTCCGTATCAATTGTGGAGAAACAAGACGAGGACGAGAAACACAATCTGAATTTGACTACAACAATTAGTGGCTAATGGAATTTGCAATATAGTAAAGAGGCAAAAACAAAGTGATAGATATctgtattttattaagaaatatttttcacattgatataagtttaaaattatcaCATAGTACACACATAAAtcataaaaccaaaaattttaaaattcaacaacaaaatcaaccaGCTAGCACATTTTCTATTTTCGCAGAATATGCTTAAGACAGGAAGACAAAAATCAAATTGAACAACATCGATAGTAGAAAAATGccattagttttattatttagattGTTTGCAAATAAATTCAACTTGATATGTGTAGTTCTTATCCTCACCAGACTCATAAACACTCACTCACTCTTTTCTCAGGCTCGTAGTCGTTTCTATTTATAAATGCATGTGAATGAAAGACATTTTCACAAGAAGgcttaataaaaagaaaaactgaaaggatctcaaatatttttacattacattagtacttattattataattatcttGTAGCTTTTGcataacacaacaaaaaattacaaatcaacctgatataaaattataaaagtaaataaataataacaaactgACCAccagtttattaaaatataaataaatatgaaaatatttaactaaatatgcCACCATTTTTAAAGCATTTCTATAACTTATTCTGTCTCCATTTTAAGTCTacgaaatttgtattattttttttatacaactcaacaaaaatatttaaagatgaatttattgaaaaccaataaattttatattggtATTGctatataaagtattttttatttttggattctttttttcaattattaaaaacattgacTCATACTACAACATCCATCCATAAAAACAGCAATAAGAACAACGaaactattacaaaaatttttagttttagtttcttCGATTTTTTTTCTGATCCCCCAACTACCCTTCCTTTCTTTGCAATTTCTATTCTCTATGTAGCagtaagtaaaatatatttcaaagaaaaaatatgttaaatttacatgcaaaaatgcaaaaaaaataataatttcaacctgcaataaaataacaatgaagaataaaaataaaattccagctttaaataaaaaagatcttaaataatgttttaaatctgCAATAATTATGTTCTACTAGGTTAGGTATCGAGGACAGCTGTTAGAAAAGCAGCTCACTTGGTGGGTCCATTAAGTTGGTTCCGTTGTGTTACCCTTGTGATCGCAAGAAGTGTGTACTAGGAACATTTGGGTTACAATATTAAGTAATACTTTATAAACGAAATCTTTATGAACTTACTTTCATAAGCAAAAACGTTTTAAAGATCAGTTAATCATAACCATTCTGTATTTCAATTCGAATCAAAATTTTCACCTTTTAGCAACATTGATATTCTGAATTTCGATTTCAGCTTCCGTCACTAAAATTACAACTTACAAGAAATTAGCTACGATCGTAATGGAGAATCGTAATACATTAAAACGAAAAGGAAATAATTCTTCTCTTCATTACGATTccatttttttgttggaatatattttttgtaatcgTAATTGTAAACGGGACCTGTGCTTATAAATGTTCGGATTAACGTTGATTAAcgtttacaaaaagtttatttatgcaGAAATTCATCGCGATACTAGTGCCTATAAGTAAATTTTGGGGACGAGGTTTAAATAAAGCCTGATagtagaaaattaaacataattatgagctcaaaagcccaATTCGGTGTACATACGTAATTAATTATTCTAAATAGACTTCATTCTTGAATCAAGGGAAGAGtatatttaatcaaattatcttgaaactTGCAACACGTAGCTTGCGTAGAATGTTTACAGACGGACGTACATAGTCTGGAAGGCTCCGAAAGTAATTCCGTGACGATtcatatactttaaggtgggagtAGAATCAATATTTCTCTgggtattaaaaacaacaaaaacgcataataccctccgtACTGCGGTGATGTAGAAAACAATATTCAACAactatattaaaactttaaaattagaTCCAAAGGGTCTTATTCCAGAGTTTACGGGAAAGTGTTTAATTCAGACTCGTAATTAAAGTTTATTCATAGTAATCTTAAGCAAAACAATTGTAAATCACACTTGACGTTTATAACACCAGCTAATCCTCTTCTGAACTAGAATCTTCATCATCGTCGCCATCATCTTCATCACTATCTTCCTCAATATGCCTTGTTGGCATCGGCCTGTTCATGTTTGGCTCCAAGTCATTATCGTCACTATCACTATCcacatatttgttattttgaatATCATTTTCAATATTCTGATTACTTTTCTTGGCAAAACGTTCTGGCCAAATATTGGCCTTTGTATACTCCTTAATATGTTCGGgagttaatattttacaaatctcTGCTTTTACTTTGTCACCCTCTTCAATGGGCTCGACAAGTATGTAGTCTCCCCGTTTGACCCAAACATttttgcgaaattttgtggGCATGGTGACTGCAAAAGTAACATGTTGCTTAGTAAAAGTAACAAATAACCAACACTAGTTCTGTGCTGCTGGTTAGTTAACCTTACCTAAAAAACGTTCATCATCCACATTGGCGGTTTCCACCTCATGCAGATTATTGCCTCGACTGCAAACTACTCGTACTATCTGTTGATTGTCTTTAGGCAATTCAAAATCGTCCTCCATCATTTCTTTGAGGACATGTTTGCGGCGTGTTACACGAGACATGATTTCTGGctgtaaaaaacaacaattacggGGATTGTTATGATAATAATTTCTGAGAAGTTGCAAAACAACAATACCTTTGTTTGATTTCAAGAATTTAACTGTTTTCTTTTAAgttcaaaataatttagaaactttttagattttaaattcatttaaatttggaAGTTAAAATTCCTCGAGCAGCTAATTTAGCCACAAAAATGCGtgccaattttttttcttaatgtacAGTGATGGCATTTTagctattttgtttttaaatttagcgATTTTTAAATCACTGAAATTAACAAACGAATTTTAAAGATATCTTTTTTCTTTTACGTATTAATAATCTGTCATGGCTACATTCAGGAAGCACTTTTCTGGCCTTTAATCTAAAACATAGTTCCCAAATGAGTGGTATTAATAAGGAAAAATTCAATTAGAATATTTGcagcattttttaaacatttggatttattaaatccaaatcacaaagtatacagagatgtcacttttgacacttgaaaaagtctaaaatcagcttttgtttgattttgaaattgtttggcgagaagaggtatataaaatacagctaaaaaaatcattgaattcgttttgtgcgaaagagaggaaAATAGCTTTTTGTTCGTGACGTCTCTGTGTACCCTGTGTCCAAATGTTAGTTCTTGCACTGTATACCAGGTGGATAAGGATAAGgagttatttcaaaatttattgtttaaattagaatttttcgatacaaattttagcaatttgttaaaaaggtgttattttattttaatttacttcCTTAATCGAGGTTAAATAAGTTTCAAATCATATTGTCAGAAGCGGCCAAAAGATGgagttatttcaaaatttattgtttaaattagaatttttcgatacaaatttttgcaatttgttaaaaaggtgttattttatttgaatttacttCTTTTAGCTACAGAAACGCTTATACAGTGTATTTTCAGATAATGGTGCCCAAAACTAAATTTCAGCTTCCaaagattgttttttttattgaaataaaataaatacaaaataaatccaGTGATTAAAAAAAGTCCCTATTATCATCactgtttgttgttttataattaaaaatacagagTTGTAAAAGTAGTGCTTTAACGCAACTGCTTTATTTTGCTGCTACTTTTTTtacaactattttaaatttttggttagTGGTAGTTGTCTAGACTTAATAATAccgttataattttgaaaatacaatttctataatattaatcCTATAAGCATAACAATATGCCTGTAGCGCCCAGATTAAATGAGAACATATAAATGGGGtacttttgatactttttcgttatttaaaaaaatgtacttttataatACTGAGCtccaaattataaaatttaacattaaaaatccTGATGAAAATCTGtaggaaatgtttttttttggtattttttcgtcattcaagtattttttaattttgtgaattattgaacatagaaacatgaaatcatacatacagtgaatcaactaagttttttacctacctttttttaagagaatttagatttttgttcataaataaaattggaaaaaatatgtaaaaagtaaatttatgttttccattttaaaatagagattgtgtaaaatgggaaaaccaagaaaaaaatattaaaataaaaattttggtgcatttgttgttgcattttattatttttcatcagaatttgcatgtcaataaatcaacacttttgaaaatattaaaaaatttgataaaaaagatTTAGTGAAAACTCAACATATAGGTTGAAGACCTCATAAAACTGCTCTAATACAGGATAACTTGGTGacaatagaataataaaaagttaacCACATGGAAAATTAGACTGGCCTTGGTTGTAGTCGCCCTGCGGGAAAAC of the Lucilia cuprina isolate Lc7/37 chromosome 2, ASM2204524v1, whole genome shotgun sequence genome contains:
- the LOC111674942 gene encoding probable RNA-binding protein EIF1AD; the encoded protein is MSRVTRRKHVLKEMMEDDFELPKDNQQIVRVVCSRGNNLHEVETANVDDERFLVTMPTKFRKNVWVKRGDYILVEPIEEGDKVKAEICKILTPEHIKEYTKANIWPERFAKKSNQNIENDIQNNKYVDSDSDDNDLEPNMNRPMPTRHIEEDSDEDDGDDDEDSSSEED